One window of Candidatus Nanosynbacter sp. HMT-352 genomic DNA carries:
- a CDS encoding nucleoside triphosphate pyrophosphohydrolase translates to MPVYNKLVRDKILEIIKANGQKPTHEILTTDEYAVELTKKLVEEVEEYKKDKNTDELADIMEVVYALASLHGCTAEELEKIRAEKAEKRGGFEKKIFLVEVMD, encoded by the coding sequence ATGCCAGTATATAACAAACTTGTCCGCGATAAAATTTTGGAAATCATTAAGGCCAACGGGCAAAAGCCAACTCACGAAATACTTACAACAGACGAATACGCCGTGGAGCTTACAAAAAAGCTAGTCGAAGAAGTTGAGGAATATAAAAAAGATAAAAATACTGATGAGCTTGCCGATATCATGGAAGTAGTCTATGCTCTCGCAAGCCTGCATGGTTGTACCGCGGAGGAATTAGAAAAAATTCGCGCAGAAAAAGCAGAAAAACGCGGCGGCTTTGAAAAGAAAATATTCCTAGTGGAGGTGATGGATTAG